The Sporosarcina sp. Te-1 DNA window GCTCTTCTTCTAAGTTCGCTATAGGGGTTATGGGAATTGTAATGGTTGGTTTCATATTCATCTGCCTTTCTGGATTGTCGAAGTGTTTTAGGACGCATAAAAAAGGCGCTTATTTCCTCAAACGTGCGCCCGCTACGATTCCGTTCATTTGCATTCCACTGTCTCTTTCCTTCGAACTCTCAGAATGATAACCGCAAGCAAAGACAATACATTCGAAGCAAGACAGACACTATAATAGATACTGGTAGATCCTTCGAGTAAATACGTTCCATAACGCAAAGAATTGATTCCTAAAACAATGAGTAAAAAGACAAAAACTTTGGTGCCCATTTGTGGCACCTCTTTTTTGGATAATCCCGGATTCATCTCAAGCCCCTCCCGTTTTGTTTGTATCTAACCGTTGCTCTTCTCCCACAACTCGACAAGTCTTCCTTCTGGATCTTTAATCCACACGAACCCACCAAATTCGCTGCTCTCTTTGTCTTTTTCGAGAGGCACCCCCAGTCTTTCAAGATGTTTGATCGTATCGTTCAGGTTATACACTTGGAAATTAAGCATCACTTGCTGCTCTTTTGGAAAGTAATTGTCGTCTTCTTGAAAGAAAGATAAAACCGTTTCATTGTCTGGATGGGGTTTGATCACCGTCCCATTCCACTCATCGATATTCAACTGCAGCACATCGCTGTACCATTTTTTTACGGCCTCCAGATTTTTCGTTCTCCAAAATACGCCGCCGAACCCTTTGATGATCATAACTACTTAGCTCCCTTCTCATTTACTTTATTCACAATCAGTTCAACAAACCTGCTAATTTTAGTTTTGCACCTTACCATCACAACCAGCTTTCCCGAGTGCTGTATTCTAAATTTTTTGTACTCTCCCCATATTGTACCATCTACTTTCCGAATTTTCTTTGTCCACCATTTTCATGAGGTCTTCTTTCTTTTCGTTTCTCTATTCGTGAAATCAGAGTGCCGTAACAGTAAATTCAGAACCAGTAATTCACCAGATTGAATGACCATAAAAAAAAGAACACACGCCCAATAACGTGTGTTCCTTCTCTATTTCTCCCCCATCACTCGTGTTGCCCGTACAACTGCCAAACCGGTCAGAGCCATTCCAGCCAGTAAAGCAACGATCCACCAGACAATATATCCTGCTGTCGCCAACATGACACTTGCTGCTACACAAACCATCGCCAGCAACTGCAGGACGACCCATTTCCAATCATTTATCAGTGTCCGAAGCATTCCACATACCTCTATTCAAAAGCAACCTGTACTTATTCCACTAATTCCATCCCTTCCAAATACGCTTCCACTTCTTCAAACCCAATTTCCGGATTCTCCAGCAGGACGCTATACTGCAAGCCGCCCTCTATCCAATCCAAAATACGAAAACCTTTGGCATCGATTTTTGTGCCTTCCAGCCCGCGAATGGTGATATCTTCTTCAGCAGGCAGTCCGCCAAATTCCGTTACGTTCGGCATGACTTTAAAGACAGAGACGGAAAATGCCGGGAGGCCCTGTTTCGTATAGTCGAACGAGAACTCTTGGCGTCCTTCTACACCTTCGAGGACGGTAATTTTGGCGAGCTTCAATTCCTCGTTCTCAGGGATTTGATAATATGCACCGAGTTCCTTTTTCACTTCATCCTGGTTCGTTTCCTTCGGCATCATGCTTTCCTCATCCATTGTTTCGATTGTGGCATCTTCTGGAATATCCAGTATGAACAGATCATCCGTTATTTCTGGCTTGTAATCAATTTTTGTATATTCCTGCATGGCTGTCATTCCATTGCCTTTGGAGAGAGATTTCAACACCATCCATGTCTCTTTATCAATCCAAATTTCCTGGTCTCCAATCAAGGTCTTGTCGTCTTTTGCTTTAGCGATGATATGGAATGTATCACGCCCTATGATTTTCTCTTCTTTCCCTGCCGAGAGGTCGTGCGTGTCCTTGACCATTCCCAAAAGTATTTCGGCCTGCTGGCGTGGTGATTGTTGATTGAGCGTACGCATTTCATCGTTGATTTCTGTAATCATGGCCGTGTTGCTCGTATTGTCGTAGACGGATACTTTCTTCCCGTCATTGACGGCTGTTGTGAGTTCCACACCGTCGCCCGATTTCATTTCAATTCGTCGTTTCCCTTCTTTTGATGCCCATTCTTTCGCTATGATATCGTTTTCGTCGTCCGATTTCATAACATATTCCCCATAGTATTCAAGAGGTTCGTTCGCCTCCTTCAACGCCTCATTGATCACCTCTTGCGGTGAAAATTGGCTTTCGTTTGAACTGCATGCCCCTAGCCCGATAGCAAAAAACAGCATAGCAGTAATCGATCCGGTTGTTTTTATCCAATTCATTGTACTTCTTCCCCTTTCCTTTGAGGCAGCCAGCAAATGACGGCTGTTCCGATATCCCGGACAGAGACCATCTGCACGGTGCCATTGTGCTTTTCAATAATTTGTTTTGTAATGCTTAAGCCCAGCCCTGTGCCCCTCTCTCCTGCTTTCG harbors:
- a CDS encoding VOC family protein; protein product: MIKGFGGVFWRTKNLEAVKKWYSDVLQLNIDEWNGTVIKPHPDNETVLSFFQEDDNYFPKEQQVMLNFQVYNLNDTIKHLERLGVPLEKDKESSEFGGFVWIKDPEGRLVELWEKSNG
- a CDS encoding outer membrane lipoprotein carrier protein LolA, with the translated sequence MNWIKTTGSITAMLFFAIGLGACSSNESQFSPQEVINEALKEANEPLEYYGEYVMKSDDENDIIAKEWASKEGKRRIEMKSGDGVELTTAVNDGKKVSVYDNTSNTAMITEINDEMRTLNQQSPRQQAEILLGMVKDTHDLSAGKEEKIIGRDTFHIIAKAKDDKTLIGDQEIWIDKETWMVLKSLSKGNGMTAMQEYTKIDYKPEITDDLFILDIPEDATIETMDEESMMPKETNQDEVKKELGAYYQIPENEELKLAKITVLEGVEGRQEFSFDYTKQGLPAFSVSVFKVMPNVTEFGGLPAEEDITIRGLEGTKIDAKGFRILDWIEGGLQYSVLLENPEIGFEEVEAYLEGMELVE